ACGCGCCTGGCCAGGAACCAGCAGCGGCATCCCATGGAGTGGAGCCACCACTCCAGTTCCTCTCCCGGGTGGTTCTTCCTGAAATAGCGGTAGCGGGCCCAGTCCCGCTCCGGCGCCCCTTGCGCCGGCCGCTTCTGGTATTCCCCCGCGCAGTGAAACTCGT
Above is a genomic segment from Acidobacteriota bacterium containing:
- a CDS encoding sarcosine oxidase subunit delta; its protein translation is MSFLMNCPNCGPRSAYEFHCAGEYQKRPAQGAPERDWARYRYFRKNHPGEELEWWLHSMGCRCWFLARRVVASNQVVSSFWPHELGEPGTGPGGS